The Scophthalmus maximus strain ysfricsl-2021 chromosome 7, ASM2237912v1, whole genome shotgun sequence genome includes a window with the following:
- the syt1b gene encoding synaptotagmin-1b, whose protein sequence is MTGIRRAASAAQGTPATPSGLPKVTTIPGPTQSGGHSPNKFMSELRSIHMPSWAVAALCIVTLCIVLSCAVCVWKKCLKKKDKDKEKNKNGKEKSKGGFDTEMDGGYNEPLKDEGNKETEMSDNDHKEKEKLGNLHFTLDYNFTDNTLVVGIVQAAELPAMDVGGSSDPYVKLYLLPDKKKKFETKVHRKTLEPNFNETFTFKVPYTDLGGKTLVMTVYDFDRFSKHDAIGAVKIPMSSMDFSQSLQEWRDLQKAEKEESERLGDICLSLRYVPTAGKLTVVILEAKNLKKMDVGGLSDPYVKIHLMQNGKRLKKKKTTIKKNTLNPYYNESFSFEVPCEQIEKVQIAVTVLDYDKIGKNDAIGKVLLGDNGTGTKQCHWSDMLANPRRPIAQWHSIQPEDEVNAQISNKK, encoded by the exons ATGACCGGGATCCGTCGAGCTGCCTCGGCTGCACAGGGCACCCCAGCCACACCAAGTGGCTTGCCCAAAGTAACAACTATCCCAGGCCCAACACAGTCCGGAGGCCACAGTCCGAACAAGTTCATGAGTGAACTACGCAGCATCCACA TGCCCTCATGGGCTGTTGCTGCCCTGTGTATCGTGACTTTGTGCATAGTGCTGtcgtgtgctgtgtgtgtttggaagaaGTGCTTGAAAAAGAAGGAcaaggacaaagaaaagaacaagaatggaaaagagaaaagcaagGGAGGCTTTGACACTGAAATGGATGGAGGTTACAACGAG cctCTGAAGGATGAAGgcaacaaagaaacagagaTGTCAGATAATGATcacaaggaaaaggagaagCTGGGCAATCTACATTTCACATTAGACTACAACTTCACAGATAATACG CTGGTAGTGGGCATCGTGCAGGCTGCAGAACTGCCAGCCATGGATGTGGGTGGTAGTTCTGACCCTTATGTTAAACTCTATCTGCTGccggacaaaaagaaaaagtttgaaacCAAAGTTCATAGGAAGACCCTCGAACCCAACTTCAACGAAACTTTCACATTTAAG GTACCATACACTGACCTGGGCGGGAAGACACTAGTGATGACAGTGTACGACTTTGACCGTTTCTCAAAGCACGATGCCATAGGAGCTGTGAAAATACCAATGAGCAGTATGGACTTCAGCCAGTCTCTGCAGGAGTGGAGGGACCTGCAGaaggcagagaaggaggag AGTGAGCGGCTTGGAGACATATGTTTGTCCTTGAGGTATGTGCCTACTGCGGGGAAACTGACAGTGGTGATTCTGGAGGCCAAAAACCTAAAGAAAATGGATGTGGGTGGATTATCAG ACCCTTATGTGAAGATCCACTTAATGCAGAATGGGAAACGactcaagaaaaagaaaacaacgatAAAGAAGAACACTTTGAACCCGTACTACAACGAGTCTTTCAGCTTTGAAGTGCCATGTGAACAGATAGAG AAGGTTCAGATAGCAGTGACTGTGTTGGACTACGATAAGATCGGGAAGAATGACGCCATCGGGAAAGTGTTGCTAGGCGATAACGGCACTGGGACTAAGCAATGCCATTGGTCAGACATGCTGGCTAACCCTCGGCGACCAATAGCTCAGTGGCACAGCATCCAACCAGAGGATGAAGTCAACGCACAAATTTCCAACAAGAAATGA